The Cydia strobilella chromosome 13, ilCydStro3.1, whole genome shotgun sequence genomic interval AAGGGCAATCCAAAGCCTAATGAAACTGACAataacatgaaaaagaagactaAACTGGTTAATGGCAAACCTGTCAGACGAAAGGAAATCAATGACAAGAGTTTTCAACTGATAATAAACACTAAAGAAGTTGAGCTGGTTAGGTTTGATGGTTTTCCAATAATGAAAAAAGATGCTGAACGTCTTACAGAACTGAGGAAAAGTATGATTCAGAAAGGTATTCCAAAGAGCGAGGTACAGCGGACCATGAAATTGGAAAGAAGGAGAGCTGAGAAGGCTCTAGCAAGGTTGAAGAGAGACGTATGTTACAACTGCAGGAAAGGAGGACACAATCTCTCAGACTGCCCTGAACTAAAGTCAAAAATACCAGGAGTAGATGCGGCTGAAGGAATTTGCTTTAAATGTGGGTCAACAGAGCACAGGCAGTTTGAGTGCAAGGTTCAGAGGGACAATGAGTTTAGATTTGCTACTTGTTTCATTTGTAGGGAACAGGTGAGTCTATTCAACAACCTAGTTTTATGTTTCATTATTATAAGATTTTCataacctaaaattaaattaatattttgaacTAAATTTACCCTATTATGAACAGAACTGAAACTCACTCTCACTGCtcattgaaataattattttcgtaaagaaaaatcgaatcttttttattgaaatcaaaTATTTTGTGTATGTAGTTATTCTGCAGTTCAAGTAGCTTATAATCTTATCAGCCAAAACCTATCTTATTGGTATGCACATAATATTAGGCACAATTCATCAACATTTGCTTGTATTTCAGGGTCACTTAGCCAGGCAGTGCCCAGACAACCCCAAAGGTTTATACCCAAATGGTGGATCCTGCAAACTGTGTGGAGACGTCACTCACTTGAGGAAGGATTGTCCTACAGTAAGTATACACTTTTGCTTAATCTCTGTTAATATAGTAGGTATGTGTGGACACTGTGGGCTTAGATATTATGTGTGATTCCTGGTGTTTACAAAAAGAGACAGTATTCAGGAATGTTTAGTTCCAAGACTACTGAATTTGAATTAAACTAATGACATTAACtagcaatattattttttactttttaaaagctAAAATTTAGTCATGAGCCTTAAATTACCTTCTTGAATTTGCAAATGTTTGatgtatataacattttatgtcTCTATCATAACATTACTACTAAATTACTAATTTATCTTGGCCAAATCCAGTTTTATCAAATTTGATACATTTAGCCTAGGATCTTATATATATAAGAGAGTTTTATACTAATCGTATTTGTGTCTGTATAACAATATTCTCCTTATTAATTACAGACGCAAGGCCAAAGGGAAGATACATCCCTGAAACTAGGCACTCTGGAGAGTGCAGACAACATAGAAGACATAGGCCAACAGGTAAAAGTTATGAATTCTACTGAATCAGCGAAAAAGCAACCCAAGAAGATTAcattttaatgttattgttGGTCacttaatgtaaaataaaaaaatactaataatatttttaaacatttaattcATACCCAACATAATACAATGACATACACTATACAATATTCAACTCTAATCTAATAGTCTTTTGTAACAGcatatattttgttaatatttcGAGAGAAATATTTGTAAGTTAGCAAAACTTTTGAACTTctagtaaaatttgtataacATTCAAAATACCTTTGCTAAATGTTTTCCAGGAGatcataaagtaaatatttgtctttttagaataatttaaaatttactacAGTATAACACACAAAAAGAAATttcgaaattaaattattgtaggTAAACCAAAAAGTTTATCCAGGTTTTGCATAACTTCAAGATTTGATTCATAAATGAACAAAGAATGGTGAATAGAAGtactttaagtatttttttctttaaaagttACCCTGGATAAAATTTTCGGATGGTTTATCTCAGTCATCTTCTCGGCTATGCTACGGTTCTAAGAGGCCTCAACAATGAGTCACCGGATCCGTTCAGTATTAGTTACAACGCCTCAATGCTAGCTTGGAGTTGTTCCATGGATTGCCTCGCGATCTCGCCCGTGATGCCCTCGGGGCTCTGCGGGTCCTCCCTTCTGAGGATCTTGGACGCCTCTGCGAGTAGCCGGATGGGCTCCTGCAGCCGCTCCTTGAGCTTTTCCTGGTGGATGAGGCCGGCGCTGAACTCGCTACGCGCGAGGAACATCACTGGGGCGTGGAGCTCGTATAGCATCATACCTGCGAAGAAGTGTTTGTTTAGACAGTGTTGTTTAGGTAAGTGTAaattatagataaaaaaatactaatacgCTCGAGCAGCAAGTCTGGCTGCTGGTCGATGGCGTAGACCGTGCTTCAGCGACAGAACGTGACGGAACACCGCCACATGTCACACTCACCGCGCATCCTGGTCTCCCCGGGCGCTACTATCTGCAACGTGTCGAGCACGAGCCGGCACAGCTCCGCCTTGCGCTCGAGCAGCAGGTCCGGCAGCTCGTCGATGGCGTAGCCCTCCACGCGCCCGTACAGCGTGGCCAGAGCGTGCTTCAGGGATAACAGGACGCCGTGTCGTGGGTGGAATACTGACTTGTACTGAAAATTAAAGGGATAACGAATGACGTAAAGTCTGAGTCGTAAACTCAGATTGTTGTCTATTTCTCGCGGTTTTTGGAAATGGAGCACCCTATAACGCCGGTACATCTTCGGAATGTAATAGATTGGTAACAGGGAAACCCAAGCTTTTCTCCTTATCTTCTTCGGTTTAAAGATCTTAATTTTTCAAAAGAATAACAATAATTCACTTACTTGAGAAAAGAAAACATTACTATGCTCTTAGCTATGATACTTAATCTAAGCTAGTGAGCGTAAACATTATTGCAATCGAAAAACCATAAAAGTTACAATTTGCCGGTAGGGCGGTAGGATTATAAAAGCATACAAAACAAGTTTAGAGGTATTCTTGTGATTATTACTCATCGTGACAACATATTCAATGAAGCTTAGCGACATTAATCAATGTCTTGTATTGACGTCGATATCTTTCAAATTCTTTGCTAAAAGAGTCTCACTTCTGACCATCTTACGTACTTTAACCTACCTTCTTAAGCGTAGCCTCTCGCATCTCGATAGCCTGCGTGCCCTCCAACGCGTCCAGCTGGTCGACCTCGGCCTGCACCACGGCCAGCATCTTCTTCATCGCCGCGCTCGAGGTCTGGAAGCCGCAGTTCTTGCCGGTACACTGCCAAGGTGATTCATTATCTAAAAACGAAATAAAGGACTTTGAAGGCACTCTCTTCCTTCCGAACGTTTGCCATGGGTGATGAACAGAAACCAGAAACACTGCTTTATAACAGTCCTTCATTACGTATTCTGCACAAAGAGATACAAATTTTGTCCAGGGGAATTTATTATGAAAACCTGCTGATCAGGTTAGCTTCCTCACATGCCTGACATAGCAGAGAACAGGATACAGGTAATATGAGAGtgagattttaataaaataatgatgacGAAGTCGTGGTAAGCAGACCTAATTGCACAGAATTGTCAAGTATGGTGCCCCATTGTCGCGTTTGCTGCAATTAGCGTGCTGAGGTGCGAGCCGAGCTCCGTATATAGGCTCAGCGCAGGATTCCAGCAAGTAGTCGCAACCGGGATAAATGCTAAAgctaggtttagactagcaagaacttgcatgcatttctcattacattgcggtatctgatcaaacctTTGAATGCATATTACCTCAGTAGTCgacaatgtaacgtaaattgcatgcaagttcttgctagtctaaacctcgctttagatgAGGGAGAGATTAACGAATGCCTGACAACTGACGATGAAGCAAACATACCTAAGGGGTTATTGCACAGTATGACGCCATTATCACACTTGCTGCACTTGAGAGTGCTGAGATGCGAGCCAAGCTCCGTAGGGTCAGCGCAGCGGGGACAGTCGCAGGCGAAGAATTTGGACTCCAGCAGGTAGTCGCGGCGCGTGGGCGTCGGGGACAACACGTGCGTGTAGCATAGGTGTAGTGCAGCGCCCGATGGGATGCCCACTGCGGCTCGCACCTGGACCCTGCGGCAGAGATATATAAGTAACGcgaataataggtacctatctacttaataaaattattcaatttgcCCATCATGACAAGTCACGGTACGACTATTATTACGTTAGTGTGTCACCTCATTTGTACCACTCATTTTGTTAGATTGTCCCACCACAACAGGCCTACTTCATTATACTTATTTACTTGATGCGCTCATCGCAAGCGCCTACCGCCAACCAACTCGCACATTTCAAATGAACCGCATAGACCGcaagccaggcgcaaatttcgtcagtcatcgcctcccgggcgaaaactcgtatagcggttaacggctatgttaGATGAagcctcgtgaacgtcagctgccgctccgttggtgggttgaggaatggcagccaccgacaCGCGTaagcgatacaaccggctgacgatttgttttattaacaatagcatctaaactatcatctgacaaagtatcaaacgggaggcgatgacgccgatgactgaaaagaattttctttcttacatgttcatgtgaccagctgacggtctttccacagcgttACAATCGGCTggcgattttgtttattctcaatagcatctaaactatcatctgacaaagtatcaaacgggaggcgatgacaaaaaatttttatagactatttgctgccattcctcaacccaccaaaggagcggcagctgacgttcacgagggttcatcatacatagccgttgaCCACTAataccactatacgagttttcgcccgggaggtgattggtcatggaaatctggtTCCTGGTCCGCGGTCTAGCACCACTCGTCATTTACTCGAGACACTCGCGCTCATTAGCAAATGGTAGTAAGTCATGAAAATCCGTGAAGAAACTAATTGTTTTGTCCATATTTTTTTCTGAGGTAGATGAGTTCATGAGTTGTAGGTGAGGTGAGCTGAAGTGAGGTACTCACTCATAATCATTCTGGAGTATAGTGTGCACTATGTTGGGCACACAGCTGTGTGCCGCGATGGCGAGCTGTGGGTACACGGCACGGATGCTGAATCCACCGCGAGATGGAATCTCCACTGCGTTCACCTGACAATCATGAAAAGAAATTTAGTAAAAACGCTCCAGCAACTCAGCATCACTAATATACACTgtataattgcattttttttttcagctaaTACGCCGCCAGCGATAACAGCTCGTGAACTGCTTGCGCTAATTGCGCTGTTAATCGTAGTTACAGTAGGTAACTACTAGCACACCTTGCCAGATCTGGACGCACCTATAGggttcacattttttttcttattagcaCCTGTTGACAAAAGATTCATTACACAAGGTTGATTAATAGATGCCTCACTTACACTACACTTTCTATTTGTTTACCTCGAGGATGCCGCAGACGCGCTGCACCAGCTCCTTGTCGAAACGCGCGCCGAGCCGGCAGTGGTCGGTGAGGAAGGTCACCACGTTGACCTCGTCGGCGGCCCACGCTGGCCGCTCCTGTCGCGCCGCTGTGTGTGTTTCCATTGGCTCCAGCTCACGTTTCCAACGCTCGGGGTCCCTTTCTTTTGCTAGCAGCATTCTGAAACAGagaataaaattataagaaataGAGCTTCAAATCGATTGAAAATAGACACAAGTCTGGCCTAGAGGGTTGCCAGGAGTTGTAACGCGCGCTTCACAGTTCTAATGAGGAGAGGAGGAGTGCGATGACTTAAATTCTTTGGTATTCTTAAAATTTATTGATCATAACTCGGGGATGTTGGATAACGTTAAGGAGATGTCTTAATTACCTATATAGTGATCAGCAGTGATGCAGTCCAGCTGTGGTGAATTAGCAGTCTAGTCGCAGCCGCTAATATACCTACTGAGCATTCTGCCacacacgaattaataaacaagtggatgtgaaatgactcctatttagtatgaaaaccagtgtcgctaaactcacacattcatagccacgttaaaatacgtcacacacttacaaaattgctctgattcgcagcaactttccataccaaaaggttattaccggtggacatttctcgaacgaatatcaactgtaggctacatgagtgacggtttaaaatataatgtcaaagctatatggcatacgactctttcattatctcattcatctcacaaaagctcgctcaacgttcacctaatacaactactcaacaccagatggcgttattttatataattttaaaatcacttacttattttacaggcgagaaaagggctaaaaaaccagtataagtaaggtctaattacgcatggtttgttacggatctcacggtcacgttacactggtgttttcgagatctctacacgcctgcgagtagctaaccgttggaacttctttccattcgacgatatagggaggggacagtgtaatcggagtgttttatcgatatttgtgtgttcagttaggtattgatatttcattaccgtatgttttaacacatttagatgatactttatttatgattataatataggtagtgataatcgtgattgtatgaaaaataatatgtagtaaagtacaacaaatatctaactagaaatttgtttcttattaattgaccaactaggttgttaatgtgaatattaaatatatcttaaagtcaaacagataaaatcatagttctttaaaggtctattaactcggtattgctgttattttgtaatcacaaatctgcaattacgtacataggtaagtattcgtctttaacaatatatttacttgtagcagcatttaaggccaatctagacgggacaacctgattaaattgtcaaattaattgtatggtgtgaaagcatacatgaaactggctcatcgatcccacttgatttgattgtaagattgtgacctatcaaatcaggaaggggcggcaaaattccaatatttgacgctagtttgcgtggtacggaacactttttattaatttagtgagcccgaatgtcactaataattactaaattagtaactaagttttaggcgtgtggacgctagatgagatgtatggcaattttatccccagaaatctttctctaagaaatgctcctagcaaatggtgctatatttttgcggaaactaattttcttgcccagtagcattgatccatttatttttaatatcggcatcttgtggtaacctacaataattaataataaagaaatagaaaatataaaacgtttattcatggcacattgcatgcattgtacgcataagtgcattaagtacctagtctaattatattaacgatgaaaatatgatgggtgtaaaaaacaaaaacgtatgtaaaggaatacgaaggttggaaaggttgccatgaaatgaccctgacttaacttagtgcttgatgaccagagctgccatattatcccaaataataattagaaacgtgtctaaaataataatttattaccgaaccaaacatcaaacttgaaatatcgtaactttaactttatcgatataaatatcgacattgcgcagcatctgagtagcgaagttatttgacatttaggatagcgaatattccagataaacgtaaagaatagtgacaaaggattgtgaactctaagttctaactgataaaatatagatttacttaatgaacattcgtaaataatgcaaagtaaacagatttttcgtatttatcggattatatttaaataaataaccaccggtgataggaaatacctccacgtgaaagtttttttaaaccgctgtgatttctgcagcttaatactgcacaatacggcattttaaatttaattatcaatttttgttagacgagcgtacgtacgatgtgaatgtcattcgagcatgaagtttacacaacaactgagcatagtctgtgctaACTTTTGTGAAACAACCTACCTTAAGGGTGTGATGCAATCCAGCTGTGGTGAACAGGTGGTCCAGTCATCTGGTGGTTGGAAGCGCACTTTAGCAGCCGCGAATACTGAGCATTCCGCCGCGTGAGCCGGTGCGGCTTCGCATTCCGCGCCACAGATCGGCCATCCACAGCGAGAACAAAGCGTGCCCTGCACAGGGCAGTAACAACCCAGGCACAGCGGTGGGCTGTCTGTTAGACAAGCATTAAAAATAATCACAATCAGCATTTCTAGACACTGTTACATTGTACCTTACGAAACATtagacataataataatatttcggcCTATGtgcgtcccactgctgggcacagaccTCCTCTCATGCGCAAGAGGGATTGGCTATAGTTCCCGCGCTAGCCCATCAATGCGGGTTGGGGGTTTTATACGAAAATCGTAACCGGCGGTCGAATTCAATCGCTACGctcaaaattaaacttttttctcGTTATGTTTAACgaataaaacaatacatttcGTTAGTCTAGCCAGTCATTTTATTAcaactgttttaaaaaaaattgtaatatgcATAATACTTAGCTATCACAGGAATACTATCTCAGTTAGCCGCGAGGCAGCTAGAGGtgcatatttttagtttttaagataaACCTTTCTTTAATACCCCGACCTGTTTGTTTCtgcttaaaatttaaattacctGGTTTCGGCCCAAAAGCGAAAGGCTTATCCGTGAAAATTAACTCCCCGGCCTCCATATCTTTATTTGCGATCAGATATCGTCCAAATTTCTCATTCCGAGCGATATCGTACGAGCTCACGTCCTGAGCCATAACTTTGCTATGTAATAGGTACCGTAATACCAATAATATTTCACGACAACACCGCAAGCGATGAGAGAACTGACTGAAATCTCTGTCC includes:
- the LOC134746482 gene encoding SET domain-containing protein SmydA-8, encoding MAQDVSSYDIARNEKFGRYLIANKDMEAGELIFTDKPFAFGPKPDSPPLCLGCYCPVQGTLCSRCGWPICGAECEAAPAHAAECSVFAAAKVRFQPPDDWTTCSPQLDCITPLRMLLAKERDPERWKRELEPMETHTAARQERPAWAADEVNVVTFLTDHCRLGARFDKELVQRVCGILEVNAVEIPSRGGFSIRAVYPQLAIAAHSCVPNIVHTILQNDYEVQVRAAVGIPSGAALHLCYTHVLSPTPTRRDYLLESKFFACDCPRCADPTELGSHLSTLKCSKCDNGVILCNNPLDNESPWQCTGKNCGFQTSSAAMKKMLAVVQAEVDQLDALEGTQAIEMREATLKKYKSVFHPRHGVLLSLKHALATLYGRVEGYAIDELPDLLLERKAELCRLVLDTLQIVAPGETRMRGMMLYELHAPVMFLARSEFSAGLIHQEKLKERLQEPIRLLAEASKILRREDPQSPEGITGEIARQSMEQLQASIEAL